From Phyllopteryx taeniolatus isolate TA_2022b chromosome 18, UOR_Ptae_1.2, whole genome shotgun sequence, the proteins below share one genomic window:
- the mei4 gene encoding meiosis-specific protein MEI4 isoform X4 — MESRRCLEECFGAKVSVAVAMSVIRRRPAGVGVGRHVHTLAARLTEGEQTWRSKAELLQQEVLGLRQALLVATATATESTGPDVTTESDSDTPELLQLVPAQQQQLPSNRQQAAQRRAELPHEHFLHSCCAFQRADPPWLGPGRDTDTAEVSADAPCRLLDTLAATFRERSLVGGAGRLALKACRASARAMDLFSSRGAPSARLTTRLQASLRELAAILLHASRQPMAAFFQTVDVSASCLAALGRSRMAKPFLVGHILSEVSVLADALCRAVQLFSAIKWYCARKATCGDGLQRWRSRLQFWLQSRKTHILMHRWTLKAVFAAILEDGFTRTSPLPRSCIRVRGERERGQDSRGRVPQRVAPADDSGGAAERLAGVAAEVGADGEPAVLGTTNVDSLAGISALCRQRVEGGRARRDNRRSIFCSKRLVRSTRFRKANVDVNWPSVTTRMKNKDFGFSSPHTRQC, encoded by the exons ATGGAAAGCCGCAGATGCCTGGAAG AGTGTTTTGGGGCCAAAGTGAGCGTGGCGGTCGCGATGTCGGTGATCAGGCGGAGGCCGGCGGGCGTCGGGGTCGGCCGGCACGTTCACACTTTAGCGGCGAGGCTGACGGAAGGCGAGCAGACGTGGAGGAGCAAAGCGGAGCTGCTGCAGCAGGAGGTGCTCGGGCTTCGGCAGGCCCTGCTCGTCGCCACGGCCACGGCCACGGAAAGCACAG gtCCCGATGTGACCACGGAGAGTGACTCGGACACTCCGGAACTCCTTCAGCTTGTTCCggcccagcagcagcagcttccCTCCAATCGGCAGCAAGCTGCCCAGCGGAGGGCGGAGCTTCCTCATGAGCACTTCTTGCACTCGTGCTGCGCCTTCCAGCGAGCCGACCCGCCGTGGCTCGGGCCGGGCCGGGACACAGACACGGCCGAAGTCTCGGCGGACGCGCCGTGCCGGCTCCTGGACACCTTGGCGGCTACGTTTCGGGAACGCTCGCTTGTCGGGGGAGCGGGCCGACTCGCCCTGAAGGCGTGCCGAGCGTCCGCCCGCGCCATGGACCTGTTCTCCTCGCGAGGTGCGCCCTCCGCCCGCCTGACGACGCGGCTCCAGGCCTCCCTGAGGGAGCTCGCCGCCATCTTGCTACACGCCAGCCGGCAGCCG ATGGCCGCCTTCTTCCAGACAGTCGACGTGTCGGCGTCGTGCTTGGCGGCGTTGGGGAGGAGTCGCATGGCGAAGCCCTTCCTGGTTGGTCACATCCTGTCTGAGGTCAGCGTGCTGGCGGATGCGCTGTGCCGCGCCGTCCAG CTCTTTAGCGCCATCAAGTGGTATTGCGCGAGGAAAGCGACGTGCGGTGACGGGCTGCAACGCTGGCGGTCGCGTCTCCAATTTTGGCTCcaatctcgaaaaactcatatCTTGATGCACCGCTGGACATTGAAGGCCGTTTTTGCTGCGATATTGGAAGACGGGTTCACGCGCACGTCTCCTTTGCCGAGATCATGCATCCGCGTCAGAG GAGAACGCGAGCGTGGACAAGATTCCCGTGGACGAGTACCACAACGCGTTGCGCCTGCTGACGATTCTGGAGGAGCTGCTGAGCGACTCGCGGGCGTCGCGGCGGAAGTCGGAGCAGACGGAGAGCCTGCAGTACTTGGAACGACAAACGTTGACTCTTTGGCAGGAATTTCCGCTCTTTGCCGTCAGCGTGTGGAGGGTGGCCGCGCTCGTCGGGACAACAGACGTTCCATCTTCTGCTCCAAACGGCTCGTGAGATCGACACGATTTCGAAAAGCAAACGTTGACGTCAATTGGCCGTCGGTCACGACACGAATGAAAAATAAGGATTTTGGTTTTTCCTCTCCTCACACAAGACAATGTTGA
- the mei4 gene encoding meiosis-specific protein MEI4 isoform X1: MKYLRLRNLLLLLHCSGGEAFGTMCCDGCVCPECFGAKVSVAVAMSVIRRRPAGVGVGRHVHTLAARLTEGEQTWRSKAELLQQEVLGLRQALLVATATATESTGPDVTTESDSDTPELLQLVPAQQQQLPSNRQQAAQRRAELPHEHFLHSCCAFQRADPPWLGPGRDTDTAEVSADAPCRLLDTLAATFRERSLVGGAGRLALKACRASARAMDLFSSRGAPSARLTTRLQASLRELAAILLHASRQPMAAFFQTVDVSASCLAALGRSRMAKPFLVGHILSEVSVLADALCRAVQLFSAIKWYCARKATCGDGLQRWRSRLQFWLQSRKTHILMHRWTLKAVFAAILEDGFTRTSPLPRSCIRVRGERERGQDSRGRVPQRVAPADDSGGAAERLAGVAAEVGADGEPAVLGTTNVDSLAGISALCRQRVEGGRARRDNRRSIFCSKRLVRSTRFRKANVDVNWPSVTTRMKNKDFGFSSPHTRQC; this comes from the exons ATGAAATATTTGCGGCTAcgaaatcttcttcttcttcttcactgcAGCGGCGGTGAGGCGTTTGGGACGATGTGCTGTGACGGTTGTGTGTGTCCAGAGTGTTTTGGGGCCAAAGTGAGCGTGGCGGTCGCGATGTCGGTGATCAGGCGGAGGCCGGCGGGCGTCGGGGTCGGCCGGCACGTTCACACTTTAGCGGCGAGGCTGACGGAAGGCGAGCAGACGTGGAGGAGCAAAGCGGAGCTGCTGCAGCAGGAGGTGCTCGGGCTTCGGCAGGCCCTGCTCGTCGCCACGGCCACGGCCACGGAAAGCACAG gtCCCGATGTGACCACGGAGAGTGACTCGGACACTCCGGAACTCCTTCAGCTTGTTCCggcccagcagcagcagcttccCTCCAATCGGCAGCAAGCTGCCCAGCGGAGGGCGGAGCTTCCTCATGAGCACTTCTTGCACTCGTGCTGCGCCTTCCAGCGAGCCGACCCGCCGTGGCTCGGGCCGGGCCGGGACACAGACACGGCCGAAGTCTCGGCGGACGCGCCGTGCCGGCTCCTGGACACCTTGGCGGCTACGTTTCGGGAACGCTCGCTTGTCGGGGGAGCGGGCCGACTCGCCCTGAAGGCGTGCCGAGCGTCCGCCCGCGCCATGGACCTGTTCTCCTCGCGAGGTGCGCCCTCCGCCCGCCTGACGACGCGGCTCCAGGCCTCCCTGAGGGAGCTCGCCGCCATCTTGCTACACGCCAGCCGGCAGCCG ATGGCCGCCTTCTTCCAGACAGTCGACGTGTCGGCGTCGTGCTTGGCGGCGTTGGGGAGGAGTCGCATGGCGAAGCCCTTCCTGGTTGGTCACATCCTGTCTGAGGTCAGCGTGCTGGCGGATGCGCTGTGCCGCGCCGTCCAG CTCTTTAGCGCCATCAAGTGGTATTGCGCGAGGAAAGCGACGTGCGGTGACGGGCTGCAACGCTGGCGGTCGCGTCTCCAATTTTGGCTCcaatctcgaaaaactcatatCTTGATGCACCGCTGGACATTGAAGGCCGTTTTTGCTGCGATATTGGAAGACGGGTTCACGCGCACGTCTCCTTTGCCGAGATCATGCATCCGCGTCAGAG GAGAACGCGAGCGTGGACAAGATTCCCGTGGACGAGTACCACAACGCGTTGCGCCTGCTGACGATTCTGGAGGAGCTGCTGAGCGACTCGCGGGCGTCGCGGCGGAAGTCGGAGCAGACGGAGAGCCTGCAGTACTTGGAACGACAAACGTTGACTCTTTGGCAGGAATTTCCGCTCTTTGCCGTCAGCGTGTGGAGGGTGGCCGCGCTCGTCGGGACAACAGACGTTCCATCTTCTGCTCCAAACGGCTCGTGAGATCGACACGATTTCGAAAAGCAAACGTTGACGTCAATTGGCCGTCGGTCACGACACGAATGAAAAATAAGGATTTTGGTTTTTCCTCTCCTCACACAAGACAATGTTGA
- the mei4 gene encoding meiosis-specific protein MEI4 isoform X2, giving the protein MKYLRLRNLLLLLHCSGGEAFGTMCCDGCVCPECFGAKVSVAVAMSVIRRRPAGVGVGRHVHTLAARLTEGEQTWRSKAELLQQEVLGLRQALLVATATATESTGPDVTTESDSDTPELLQLVPAQQQQLPSNRQQAAQRRAELPHEHFLHSCCAFQRADPPWLGPGRDTDTAEVSADAPCRLLDTLAATFRERSLVGGAGRLALKACRASARAMDLFSSRGAPSARLTTRLQASLRELAAILLHASRQPTVDVSASCLAALGRSRMAKPFLVGHILSEVSVLADALCRAVQLFSAIKWYCARKATCGDGLQRWRSRLQFWLQSRKTHILMHRWTLKAVFAAILEDGFTRTSPLPRSCIRVRGERERGQDSRGRVPQRVAPADDSGGAAERLAGVAAEVGADGEPAVLGTTNVDSLAGISALCRQRVEGGRARRDNRRSIFCSKRLVRSTRFRKANVDVNWPSVTTRMKNKDFGFSSPHTRQC; this is encoded by the exons ATGAAATATTTGCGGCTAcgaaatcttcttcttcttcttcactgcAGCGGCGGTGAGGCGTTTGGGACGATGTGCTGTGACGGTTGTGTGTGTCCAGAGTGTTTTGGGGCCAAAGTGAGCGTGGCGGTCGCGATGTCGGTGATCAGGCGGAGGCCGGCGGGCGTCGGGGTCGGCCGGCACGTTCACACTTTAGCGGCGAGGCTGACGGAAGGCGAGCAGACGTGGAGGAGCAAAGCGGAGCTGCTGCAGCAGGAGGTGCTCGGGCTTCGGCAGGCCCTGCTCGTCGCCACGGCCACGGCCACGGAAAGCACAG gtCCCGATGTGACCACGGAGAGTGACTCGGACACTCCGGAACTCCTTCAGCTTGTTCCggcccagcagcagcagcttccCTCCAATCGGCAGCAAGCTGCCCAGCGGAGGGCGGAGCTTCCTCATGAGCACTTCTTGCACTCGTGCTGCGCCTTCCAGCGAGCCGACCCGCCGTGGCTCGGGCCGGGCCGGGACACAGACACGGCCGAAGTCTCGGCGGACGCGCCGTGCCGGCTCCTGGACACCTTGGCGGCTACGTTTCGGGAACGCTCGCTTGTCGGGGGAGCGGGCCGACTCGCCCTGAAGGCGTGCCGAGCGTCCGCCCGCGCCATGGACCTGTTCTCCTCGCGAGGTGCGCCCTCCGCCCGCCTGACGACGCGGCTCCAGGCCTCCCTGAGGGAGCTCGCCGCCATCTTGCTACACGCCAGCCGGCAGCCG ACAGTCGACGTGTCGGCGTCGTGCTTGGCGGCGTTGGGGAGGAGTCGCATGGCGAAGCCCTTCCTGGTTGGTCACATCCTGTCTGAGGTCAGCGTGCTGGCGGATGCGCTGTGCCGCGCCGTCCAG CTCTTTAGCGCCATCAAGTGGTATTGCGCGAGGAAAGCGACGTGCGGTGACGGGCTGCAACGCTGGCGGTCGCGTCTCCAATTTTGGCTCcaatctcgaaaaactcatatCTTGATGCACCGCTGGACATTGAAGGCCGTTTTTGCTGCGATATTGGAAGACGGGTTCACGCGCACGTCTCCTTTGCCGAGATCATGCATCCGCGTCAGAG GAGAACGCGAGCGTGGACAAGATTCCCGTGGACGAGTACCACAACGCGTTGCGCCTGCTGACGATTCTGGAGGAGCTGCTGAGCGACTCGCGGGCGTCGCGGCGGAAGTCGGAGCAGACGGAGAGCCTGCAGTACTTGGAACGACAAACGTTGACTCTTTGGCAGGAATTTCCGCTCTTTGCCGTCAGCGTGTGGAGGGTGGCCGCGCTCGTCGGGACAACAGACGTTCCATCTTCTGCTCCAAACGGCTCGTGAGATCGACACGATTTCGAAAAGCAAACGTTGACGTCAATTGGCCGTCGGTCACGACACGAATGAAAAATAAGGATTTTGGTTTTTCCTCTCCTCACACAAGACAATGTTGA
- the mei4 gene encoding meiosis-specific protein MEI4 isoform X3, which yields MPGSGGEAFGTMCCDGCVCPECFGAKVSVAVAMSVIRRRPAGVGVGRHVHTLAARLTEGEQTWRSKAELLQQEVLGLRQALLVATATATESTGPDVTTESDSDTPELLQLVPAQQQQLPSNRQQAAQRRAELPHEHFLHSCCAFQRADPPWLGPGRDTDTAEVSADAPCRLLDTLAATFRERSLVGGAGRLALKACRASARAMDLFSSRGAPSARLTTRLQASLRELAAILLHASRQPMAAFFQTVDVSASCLAALGRSRMAKPFLVGHILSEVSVLADALCRAVQLFSAIKWYCARKATCGDGLQRWRSRLQFWLQSRKTHILMHRWTLKAVFAAILEDGFTRTSPLPRSCIRVRGERERGQDSRGRVPQRVAPADDSGGAAERLAGVAAEVGADGEPAVLGTTNVDSLAGISALCRQRVEGGRARRDNRRSIFCSKRLVRSTRFRKANVDVNWPSVTTRMKNKDFGFSSPHTRQC from the exons ATGCCTGGAAG CGGCGGTGAGGCGTTTGGGACGATGTGCTGTGACGGTTGTGTGTGTCCAGAGTGTTTTGGGGCCAAAGTGAGCGTGGCGGTCGCGATGTCGGTGATCAGGCGGAGGCCGGCGGGCGTCGGGGTCGGCCGGCACGTTCACACTTTAGCGGCGAGGCTGACGGAAGGCGAGCAGACGTGGAGGAGCAAAGCGGAGCTGCTGCAGCAGGAGGTGCTCGGGCTTCGGCAGGCCCTGCTCGTCGCCACGGCCACGGCCACGGAAAGCACAG gtCCCGATGTGACCACGGAGAGTGACTCGGACACTCCGGAACTCCTTCAGCTTGTTCCggcccagcagcagcagcttccCTCCAATCGGCAGCAAGCTGCCCAGCGGAGGGCGGAGCTTCCTCATGAGCACTTCTTGCACTCGTGCTGCGCCTTCCAGCGAGCCGACCCGCCGTGGCTCGGGCCGGGCCGGGACACAGACACGGCCGAAGTCTCGGCGGACGCGCCGTGCCGGCTCCTGGACACCTTGGCGGCTACGTTTCGGGAACGCTCGCTTGTCGGGGGAGCGGGCCGACTCGCCCTGAAGGCGTGCCGAGCGTCCGCCCGCGCCATGGACCTGTTCTCCTCGCGAGGTGCGCCCTCCGCCCGCCTGACGACGCGGCTCCAGGCCTCCCTGAGGGAGCTCGCCGCCATCTTGCTACACGCCAGCCGGCAGCCG ATGGCCGCCTTCTTCCAGACAGTCGACGTGTCGGCGTCGTGCTTGGCGGCGTTGGGGAGGAGTCGCATGGCGAAGCCCTTCCTGGTTGGTCACATCCTGTCTGAGGTCAGCGTGCTGGCGGATGCGCTGTGCCGCGCCGTCCAG CTCTTTAGCGCCATCAAGTGGTATTGCGCGAGGAAAGCGACGTGCGGTGACGGGCTGCAACGCTGGCGGTCGCGTCTCCAATTTTGGCTCcaatctcgaaaaactcatatCTTGATGCACCGCTGGACATTGAAGGCCGTTTTTGCTGCGATATTGGAAGACGGGTTCACGCGCACGTCTCCTTTGCCGAGATCATGCATCCGCGTCAGAG GAGAACGCGAGCGTGGACAAGATTCCCGTGGACGAGTACCACAACGCGTTGCGCCTGCTGACGATTCTGGAGGAGCTGCTGAGCGACTCGCGGGCGTCGCGGCGGAAGTCGGAGCAGACGGAGAGCCTGCAGTACTTGGAACGACAAACGTTGACTCTTTGGCAGGAATTTCCGCTCTTTGCCGTCAGCGTGTGGAGGGTGGCCGCGCTCGTCGGGACAACAGACGTTCCATCTTCTGCTCCAAACGGCTCGTGAGATCGACACGATTTCGAAAAGCAAACGTTGACGTCAATTGGCCGTCGGTCACGACACGAATGAAAAATAAGGATTTTGGTTTTTCCTCTCCTCACACAAGACAATGTTGA
- the mei4 gene encoding meiosis-specific protein MEI4 isoform X6, translating to MKYLRLRNLLLLLHCSGGEAFGTMCCDGCVCPECFGAKVSVAVAMSVIRRRPAGVGVGRHVHTLAARLTEGEQTWRSKAELLQQEVLGLRQALLVATATATESTGPDVTTESDSDTPELLQLVPAQQQQLPSNRQQAAQRRAELPHEHFLHSCCAFQRADPPWLGPGRDTDTAEVSADAPCRLLDTLAATFRERSLVGGAGRLALKACRASARAMDLFSSRGAPSARLTTRLQASLRELAAILLHASRQPTVDVSASCLAALGRSRMAKPFLVGHILSEVSVLADALCRAVQENASVDKIPVDEYHNALRLLTILEELLSDSRASRRKSEQTESLQYLERQTLTLWQEFPLFAVSVWRVAALVGTTDVPSSAPNGS from the exons ATGAAATATTTGCGGCTAcgaaatcttcttcttcttcttcactgcAGCGGCGGTGAGGCGTTTGGGACGATGTGCTGTGACGGTTGTGTGTGTCCAGAGTGTTTTGGGGCCAAAGTGAGCGTGGCGGTCGCGATGTCGGTGATCAGGCGGAGGCCGGCGGGCGTCGGGGTCGGCCGGCACGTTCACACTTTAGCGGCGAGGCTGACGGAAGGCGAGCAGACGTGGAGGAGCAAAGCGGAGCTGCTGCAGCAGGAGGTGCTCGGGCTTCGGCAGGCCCTGCTCGTCGCCACGGCCACGGCCACGGAAAGCACAG gtCCCGATGTGACCACGGAGAGTGACTCGGACACTCCGGAACTCCTTCAGCTTGTTCCggcccagcagcagcagcttccCTCCAATCGGCAGCAAGCTGCCCAGCGGAGGGCGGAGCTTCCTCATGAGCACTTCTTGCACTCGTGCTGCGCCTTCCAGCGAGCCGACCCGCCGTGGCTCGGGCCGGGCCGGGACACAGACACGGCCGAAGTCTCGGCGGACGCGCCGTGCCGGCTCCTGGACACCTTGGCGGCTACGTTTCGGGAACGCTCGCTTGTCGGGGGAGCGGGCCGACTCGCCCTGAAGGCGTGCCGAGCGTCCGCCCGCGCCATGGACCTGTTCTCCTCGCGAGGTGCGCCCTCCGCCCGCCTGACGACGCGGCTCCAGGCCTCCCTGAGGGAGCTCGCCGCCATCTTGCTACACGCCAGCCGGCAGCCG ACAGTCGACGTGTCGGCGTCGTGCTTGGCGGCGTTGGGGAGGAGTCGCATGGCGAAGCCCTTCCTGGTTGGTCACATCCTGTCTGAGGTCAGCGTGCTGGCGGATGCGCTGTGCCGCGCCGTCCAG GAGAACGCGAGCGTGGACAAGATTCCCGTGGACGAGTACCACAACGCGTTGCGCCTGCTGACGATTCTGGAGGAGCTGCTGAGCGACTCGCGGGCGTCGCGGCGGAAGTCGGAGCAGACGGAGAGCCTGCAGTACTTGGAACGACAAACGTTGACTCTTTGGCAGGAATTTCCGCTCTTTGCCGTCAGCGTGTGGAGGGTGGCCGCGCTCGTCGGGACAACAGACGTTCCATCTTCTGCTCCAAACGGCTCGTGA
- the mei4 gene encoding meiosis-specific protein MEI4 isoform X5 — protein sequence MKYLRLRNLLLLLHCSGGEAFGTMCCDGCVCPECFGAKVSVAVAMSVIRRRPAGVGVGRHVHTLAARLTEGEQTWRSKAELLQQEVLGLRQALLVATATATESTGPDVTTESDSDTPELLQLVPAQQQQLPSNRQQAAQRRAELPHEHFLHSCCAFQRADPPWLGPGRDTDTAEVSADAPCRLLDTLAATFRERSLVGGAGRLALKACRASARAMDLFSSRGAPSARLTTRLQASLRELAAILLHASRQPMAAFFQTVDVSASCLAALGRSRMAKPFLVGHILSEVSVLADALCRAVQENASVDKIPVDEYHNALRLLTILEELLSDSRASRRKSEQTESLQYLERQTLTLWQEFPLFAVSVWRVAALVGTTDVPSSAPNGS from the exons ATGAAATATTTGCGGCTAcgaaatcttcttcttcttcttcactgcAGCGGCGGTGAGGCGTTTGGGACGATGTGCTGTGACGGTTGTGTGTGTCCAGAGTGTTTTGGGGCCAAAGTGAGCGTGGCGGTCGCGATGTCGGTGATCAGGCGGAGGCCGGCGGGCGTCGGGGTCGGCCGGCACGTTCACACTTTAGCGGCGAGGCTGACGGAAGGCGAGCAGACGTGGAGGAGCAAAGCGGAGCTGCTGCAGCAGGAGGTGCTCGGGCTTCGGCAGGCCCTGCTCGTCGCCACGGCCACGGCCACGGAAAGCACAG gtCCCGATGTGACCACGGAGAGTGACTCGGACACTCCGGAACTCCTTCAGCTTGTTCCggcccagcagcagcagcttccCTCCAATCGGCAGCAAGCTGCCCAGCGGAGGGCGGAGCTTCCTCATGAGCACTTCTTGCACTCGTGCTGCGCCTTCCAGCGAGCCGACCCGCCGTGGCTCGGGCCGGGCCGGGACACAGACACGGCCGAAGTCTCGGCGGACGCGCCGTGCCGGCTCCTGGACACCTTGGCGGCTACGTTTCGGGAACGCTCGCTTGTCGGGGGAGCGGGCCGACTCGCCCTGAAGGCGTGCCGAGCGTCCGCCCGCGCCATGGACCTGTTCTCCTCGCGAGGTGCGCCCTCCGCCCGCCTGACGACGCGGCTCCAGGCCTCCCTGAGGGAGCTCGCCGCCATCTTGCTACACGCCAGCCGGCAGCCG ATGGCCGCCTTCTTCCAGACAGTCGACGTGTCGGCGTCGTGCTTGGCGGCGTTGGGGAGGAGTCGCATGGCGAAGCCCTTCCTGGTTGGTCACATCCTGTCTGAGGTCAGCGTGCTGGCGGATGCGCTGTGCCGCGCCGTCCAG GAGAACGCGAGCGTGGACAAGATTCCCGTGGACGAGTACCACAACGCGTTGCGCCTGCTGACGATTCTGGAGGAGCTGCTGAGCGACTCGCGGGCGTCGCGGCGGAAGTCGGAGCAGACGGAGAGCCTGCAGTACTTGGAACGACAAACGTTGACTCTTTGGCAGGAATTTCCGCTCTTTGCCGTCAGCGTGTGGAGGGTGGCCGCGCTCGTCGGGACAACAGACGTTCCATCTTCTGCTCCAAACGGCTCGTGA
- the mei4 gene encoding meiosis-specific protein MEI4 isoform X7, with product MKYLRLRNLLLLLHCSGGEAFGTMCCDGCVCPECFGAKVSVAVAMSVIRRRPAGVGVGRHVHTLAARLTEGEQTWRSKAELLQQEVLGLRQALLVATATATESTGPDVTTESDSDTPELLQLVPAQQQQLPSNRQQAAQRRAELPHEHFLHSCCAFQRADPPWLGPGRDTDTAEVSADAPCRLLDTLAATFRERSLVGGAGRLALKACRASARAMDLFSSRGAPSARLTTRLQASLRELAAILLHASRQPTQTRTPNHLTFQMPMQPAHRQVVRLRSPTQLPRRRSFTHSLLRMTRAAVWTPLISAVRKLRQSTCRRRAWRRWGGVAWRSPSWLVTSCLRSACWRMRCAAPSRRTRAWTRFPWTSTTTRCAC from the exons ATGAAATATTTGCGGCTAcgaaatcttcttcttcttcttcactgcAGCGGCGGTGAGGCGTTTGGGACGATGTGCTGTGACGGTTGTGTGTGTCCAGAGTGTTTTGGGGCCAAAGTGAGCGTGGCGGTCGCGATGTCGGTGATCAGGCGGAGGCCGGCGGGCGTCGGGGTCGGCCGGCACGTTCACACTTTAGCGGCGAGGCTGACGGAAGGCGAGCAGACGTGGAGGAGCAAAGCGGAGCTGCTGCAGCAGGAGGTGCTCGGGCTTCGGCAGGCCCTGCTCGTCGCCACGGCCACGGCCACGGAAAGCACAG gtCCCGATGTGACCACGGAGAGTGACTCGGACACTCCGGAACTCCTTCAGCTTGTTCCggcccagcagcagcagcttccCTCCAATCGGCAGCAAGCTGCCCAGCGGAGGGCGGAGCTTCCTCATGAGCACTTCTTGCACTCGTGCTGCGCCTTCCAGCGAGCCGACCCGCCGTGGCTCGGGCCGGGCCGGGACACAGACACGGCCGAAGTCTCGGCGGACGCGCCGTGCCGGCTCCTGGACACCTTGGCGGCTACGTTTCGGGAACGCTCGCTTGTCGGGGGAGCGGGCCGACTCGCCCTGAAGGCGTGCCGAGCGTCCGCCCGCGCCATGGACCTGTTCTCCTCGCGAGGTGCGCCCTCCGCCCGCCTGACGACGCGGCTCCAGGCCTCCCTGAGGGAGCTCGCCGCCATCTTGCTACACGCCAGCCGGCAGCCG acaCAAACTAGAACCCCTAACCACCTGACTTTCCAAATGCCAATGCAGCCAGCACATCGACAGGTTGTCAGATTGCGGAGTCCAACGCAGTTGCCGCGTCGGCGATCGTTCACTCATTCCTTACTCCGAATGACCCGAGCCgcagtttggacacccctgatctcGGCGGTCAGGAAGTTGAG ACAGTCGACGTGTCGGCGTCGTGCTTGGCGGCGTTGGGGAGGAGTCGCATGGCGAAGCCCTTCCTGGTTGGTCACATCCTGTCTGAGGTCAGCGTGCTGGCGGATGCGCTGTGCCGCGCCGTCCAG GAGAACGCGAGCGTGGACAAGATTCCCGTGGACGAGTACCACAACGCGTTGCGCCTGCTGA